TTCCACCATCGTCTTGCCGATCAAAGCATTGTGCGGACCGAAACCGAAGACGATCAGCTTCGTCGAGGTGACGGTCTCAACACTACCATCGGTGGAAGTGCTCGTGCTACCGGTAAGGGCGCCGGAAGTCCCGGTACTGAGCAAGTTGTCGCGATAGATATGGTCGATAATTTTCTTGCCGCCGCTGGACGAAGGATTGATGATCGCCACCGTCGGGGTCGAGCCTGCGACCGAGGTCTTCACGTTAAACATGTCGCCTGGGCGGGCCGAGCTACTCGATTGCAAGTTATAAAGCGTGTAGATGCCTGCGGACTGCAAGGCGGTGACTTCGCCCTCATTCAACGTCGTGGTCGAAAGCTTGTTGTTGCTGCCCGAGCCGCTCAATTGGATGTGCAGACCCTTGGTCGACGTGCTCGGATCGGCGGCGGCCCACAAGCCGGTACCGGCGGCATTCATCAACGAATCGTAGCCGTCAGGAAAGCGGTACTTCGTC
The genomic region above belongs to Planctomycetia bacterium and contains:
- a CDS encoding prepilin-type N-terminal cleavage/methylation domain-containing protein; amino-acid sequence: MKKQRLGLTLIELIVVVAILAVLAMIVLPKLDGLQSNANHAVAAASVDDTARYIQMYKTTKYRFPDGYDSLMNAAGTGLWAAADPSTSTKGLHIQLSGSGSNNKLSTTTLNEGEVTALQSAGIYTLYNLQSSSSARPGDMFNVKTSVAGSTPTVAIINPSSSGGKKIIDHIYRDNLLSTGTSGALTGSTSTSTDGSVETVTSTKLIVFGFGPHNALIGKTMVEVPNYPHVDATLVYNRNLVVFELATTTKNTTSGGSTTSSSTAKVAFKAVVGADGDILDDLNTSMSKDAT